The following proteins are encoded in a genomic region of Planococcus lenghuensis:
- a CDS encoding glucose-6-phosphate isomerase, whose translation MINFTFSGSVDSALTDERKNQLTQIHENLYNKTGKGSDFLGWLDWPSTVQPEFLERIEKTAASIRVKADVLVVIGIGGSYLGAKAVLSALSPYFEQGKKQTEVLFAGHQVSGEYLKQLLAYIEDKEVVVNVISKSGKTTEPALAFRFLKKFMEARYGEDAASRIIVTTDEEKGALLNLAKDNGYERFVVPDDVGGRYSVFTAVGLLPIAAAGFSIERLLAGAKDAEETYKGVDFEKNPAIRYAAVRHHLYTEGFTNEVSAIFEPKLSFVQEWWKQLFGESEGKEGKGIFPASVVFTTDLHSMGQYIQDGKRNLFETFLLVKEADEDMTVFEADEDGDELNYMAGITLQEFNHVAYRGTSEAHLSGGVPQLSLSIEKLDEFQLGHLLYFYMLTCAYSAYLLDINPFDQPGVEDYKNNIFKLLNKPGY comes from the coding sequence ATGATTAATTTTACTTTTTCGGGATCCGTCGACTCAGCCTTGACGGATGAAAGGAAAAACCAGCTGACACAGATTCATGAGAATCTCTACAATAAAACCGGCAAAGGTTCAGATTTCCTCGGGTGGCTTGATTGGCCGAGCACGGTGCAGCCCGAGTTTCTGGAACGCATCGAGAAAACAGCCGCTTCCATCCGGGTAAAAGCAGATGTGCTCGTCGTAATCGGCATCGGCGGATCTTATCTGGGTGCTAAAGCGGTGTTAAGTGCTTTGTCCCCTTATTTTGAACAAGGGAAGAAGCAGACGGAAGTTCTATTTGCGGGCCATCAGGTAAGCGGTGAGTATTTAAAACAGCTGCTGGCCTACATAGAGGATAAGGAAGTGGTCGTCAACGTCATTTCAAAATCCGGCAAGACGACGGAACCAGCGCTTGCATTCCGCTTCCTGAAAAAGTTCATGGAAGCGCGCTACGGAGAAGATGCCGCATCCCGTATCATCGTGACGACCGATGAAGAAAAAGGGGCGTTGCTGAATCTGGCGAAAGACAATGGCTATGAACGCTTTGTCGTGCCGGATGATGTCGGCGGCCGCTACTCGGTATTCACTGCGGTCGGCCTGCTGCCGATCGCGGCGGCCGGCTTCTCCATTGAAAGACTGCTGGCCGGTGCAAAAGATGCCGAGGAAACTTACAAGGGCGTTGACTTTGAGAAGAACCCTGCCATCCGGTATGCCGCCGTCCGGCATCACTTGTATACGGAAGGCTTCACGAACGAAGTGAGTGCCATCTTTGAACCGAAGCTCTCATTCGTCCAGGAATGGTGGAAGCAATTATTCGGGGAAAGCGAAGGCAAGGAAGGTAAAGGCATCTTCCCTGCTTCCGTCGTCTTCACAACGGATCTGCATTCCATGGGCCAGTACATCCAGGACGGCAAGCGGAATTTGTTTGAAACGTTCCTGCTCGTGAAAGAAGCCGATGAAGACATGACCGTATTCGAAGCAGACGAAGACGGAGATGAACTGAATTACATGGCGGGCATTACACTGCAGGAATTCAATCACGTCGCCTATCGCGGCACTTCGGAAGCGCATCTGTCCGGCGGCGTGCCGCAGCTGAGCCTCTCCATTGAAAAACTGGATGAGTTCCAGCTTGGTCACCTGCTGTATTTCTATATGCTTACATGCGCCTACAGCGCCTACCTGCTCGATATCAATCCGTTCGATCAGCCAGGCGTTGAAGATTATAAGAATAATATCTTTAAATTGCTGAATAAACCTGGTTATTAA
- a CDS encoding ROK family protein gives MVNVLGVDIGGTKIRMGVINEEGTVLYDERVPTQLPLYPYLEEQVLRILKLHPEVEAIGIGTHGFVDPVNGRIIYATETLPGWTGTEVKQQLEQATGKRVEVENDANCASLVEAKLGAAKGKNRVVTLTLGTGLGGGIIWDGKILSGGPHGGAAEVGHMILYPGGALCTCGRHGCFEQYVSGTGLRRRIAEAGVDLSPDELFKKAATDPAAKQLVTEFTYDLAVVISTLQAAFDMETAVIGGGVSDSAEYWWDELISQLEPLLLHPLEVKKAQFGNDAGILGAALLVIEQ, from the coding sequence CTGGTGAACGTATTGGGTGTGGACATTGGCGGAACGAAAATCCGCATGGGTGTAATCAATGAAGAAGGAACTGTGCTCTATGATGAGCGGGTTCCGACACAGCTGCCGCTGTATCCGTATCTGGAAGAGCAGGTGCTGCGCATTCTGAAGTTGCATCCGGAAGTCGAAGCGATCGGCATCGGAACGCACGGTTTTGTTGATCCGGTGAACGGCCGCATCATTTATGCGACAGAAACACTGCCGGGCTGGACCGGCACCGAAGTGAAACAGCAGCTTGAGCAAGCGACCGGCAAACGCGTCGAAGTCGAAAATGACGCCAATTGCGCGTCACTTGTTGAAGCGAAGCTCGGTGCGGCAAAAGGCAAGAACCGGGTCGTCACACTGACACTCGGCACCGGCCTTGGCGGCGGCATCATCTGGGACGGCAAAATCTTAAGCGGCGGACCGCATGGCGGCGCGGCGGAAGTGGGGCACATGATCCTGTATCCGGGCGGTGCACTTTGCACGTGTGGCCGGCATGGCTGCTTCGAGCAATATGTATCAGGCACGGGACTTCGGCGGCGGATCGCCGAAGCCGGCGTTGACTTGTCACCGGATGAGCTGTTCAAAAAAGCGGCGACTGATCCGGCAGCGAAACAGCTGGTGACGGAATTCACATACGATCTTGCAGTCGTGATCAGCACGCTCCAGGCGGCATTCGATATGGAAACGGCTGTTATCGGCGGCGGCGTATCGGATTCTGCAGAGTATTGGTGGGATGAACTGATCAGCCAGCTTGAACCGCTCCTGTTGCATCCGCTGGAAGTGAAAAAAGCCCAATTCGGCAATGACGCCGGCATTCTGGGCGCAGCTTTGCTTGTGATTGAACAATAA
- a CDS encoding glycoside hydrolase family 65 protein produces the protein MTWKLAQSTELDNPNLLLSESLLTLGNGYLGVRGNFEEGYDGQFKSIRGTYINAFHDETEIKYGERLHGFPLTQQKMLNVIDSQTVEVYIGDERFSLFEGEVLSFERNLHMDRGFAERIIRWRSPQGRETRLHFRRLVSFTVKELFAIDIRVEPLNHSEQVVFFSTVNGDVSNYVDVNDPRLASGHAKRLNVTDIRYEHGLSLVRDTTMITNLEVACATATAVKAGSYIHAQHTKHYAVEETYECAGGEPVTFTKFNVYTDTLRHGNGLVESGIAIQDLQRDTKFDELLAAQRDYLDHFWSISDVEIDGDTELQEGIRFSLYQLLQSVGKDPYSNISAKGLSGEGYEGHYFWDTEIYMLPAFLMTQPDIAKNLLLHRYAILDNARMRARVMGHDKGALFPWRTITGPESSAYFPAGTAQYHISADIAYSYIQYYLVTQDEEFLRKEMAEVLFETARFWIEVGHMKDGKFHIDSVTGPDEYTCIVNNNYYTNVMAKHNLEWAGKVYRLLEEEHSGRLAELVKKIGLDSKEPGEWEEAATHMFLPYDEILKINAQDDSFLQKKRWDLENTPKEKFPLLLHYHPLTLYRYQVLKQADTVLAHFLLEDEESLETIRNSFDYYEDLTTHDSSLSYCVYGIMASRLGYRDKAYRYFKETARLDLDNIHGNTKDGLHMASMGGTWLSIVSGFGGLRVKDSGLSLNPWLPENWDGLGFRVRYQDRLIKVRVESERVIYTLIEGEDLPITHHGRDFVLVSGRETIIQWNGQEDEALIR, from the coding sequence ATGACTTGGAAACTGGCCCAGTCTACCGAACTGGATAACCCGAATCTTCTGCTGAGCGAGAGCCTGCTGACATTGGGGAACGGATATCTCGGTGTGAGAGGGAATTTTGAGGAAGGGTACGACGGACAGTTTAAATCGATCCGCGGTACGTATATCAATGCCTTTCATGATGAAACAGAGATCAAATACGGCGAGCGGCTGCACGGCTTCCCGCTCACTCAGCAGAAAATGCTGAATGTAATCGACAGCCAGACAGTGGAAGTGTACATTGGAGATGAACGCTTTTCACTGTTTGAAGGGGAAGTGCTCAGTTTTGAACGGAATCTGCATATGGACCGCGGATTCGCTGAACGCATCATCCGCTGGCGTTCTCCACAAGGACGTGAGACCCGGCTGCATTTCAGACGGCTTGTTTCATTCACCGTGAAGGAACTTTTCGCTATCGACATCCGGGTGGAACCGCTCAATCACAGTGAACAGGTTGTATTCTTTTCGACCGTCAACGGTGACGTCTCGAATTATGTGGATGTGAATGATCCGCGGCTGGCATCAGGGCATGCGAAGCGGCTCAATGTGACGGATATACGGTATGAACACGGACTGAGTCTTGTGCGGGATACAACGATGATCACGAATCTGGAAGTGGCCTGCGCGACAGCAACCGCAGTGAAAGCAGGATCCTACATTCACGCGCAGCATACGAAGCATTACGCTGTCGAAGAAACATACGAATGTGCAGGCGGAGAACCGGTGACATTCACCAAATTCAATGTCTATACGGATACGCTGCGTCACGGCAACGGGCTGGTCGAAAGCGGCATTGCGATCCAGGATCTGCAGCGGGATACAAAATTCGATGAACTGCTTGCTGCACAGCGAGACTATCTTGATCATTTCTGGAGCATCTCGGACGTTGAAATCGACGGAGACACGGAATTGCAGGAAGGCATCCGCTTCAGCCTGTATCAGCTCCTCCAGTCAGTCGGGAAAGACCCGTACAGCAATATTTCAGCGAAAGGCCTGTCAGGTGAAGGCTATGAAGGGCATTATTTCTGGGATACGGAAATTTACATGCTGCCGGCGTTCCTTATGACGCAGCCGGACATTGCAAAAAACCTGCTGCTGCACCGCTATGCGATTCTTGATAACGCGCGGATGCGGGCGCGGGTGATGGGCCACGACAAAGGGGCATTATTCCCGTGGCGCACCATCACCGGTCCCGAGAGTTCAGCATACTTCCCGGCCGGAACCGCCCAGTACCATATCTCAGCGGATATCGCCTACAGCTATATCCAGTATTACCTGGTGACGCAGGATGAAGAGTTCCTGCGGAAGGAAATGGCGGAAGTGCTGTTCGAGACGGCCCGGTTCTGGATAGAAGTCGGCCACATGAAAGACGGGAAGTTCCACATCGACAGTGTGACAGGCCCGGATGAGTATACGTGTATCGTCAATAATAATTACTACACGAACGTCATGGCAAAGCATAACCTTGAGTGGGCCGGTAAAGTGTACCGGCTGCTTGAAGAGGAGCATTCCGGCCGGCTTGCCGAACTTGTGAAAAAAATCGGTCTCGACAGCAAGGAACCGGGCGAATGGGAAGAAGCGGCGACGCATATGTTCCTGCCGTATGATGAAATTCTGAAAATCAACGCGCAGGATGACAGTTTCCTTCAGAAGAAGCGCTGGGATCTCGAAAACACGCCAAAAGAGAAGTTCCCGTTGCTGCTGCATTACCATCCGCTTACGCTGTACCGCTATCAGGTGCTTAAGCAGGCGGATACGGTGCTGGCGCATTTCCTGCTCGAAGACGAAGAAAGCCTGGAAACCATCCGCAATTCGTTTGATTACTATGAAGACCTGACGACACACGATTCGTCTCTGTCGTATTGCGTGTACGGAATCATGGCATCCCGGCTCGGCTACCGCGACAAAGCCTACCGTTATTTCAAGGAAACGGCCCGACTTGACTTGGATAACATCCACGGCAACACAAAAGACGGCCTCCACATGGCGAGCATGGGCGGCACATGGCTGTCGATCGTTTCCGGTTTTGGCGGCCTGCGCGTCAAAGACAGCGGCCTGTCACTGAATCCGTGGCTTCCGGAGAACTGGGACGGCCTCGGTTTCCGGGTCCGCTATCAGGACCGGCTCATCAAAGTGCGGGTCGAAAGCGAACGGGTCATCTATACGCTGATTGAAGGCGAAGATCTGCCGATTACCCATCACGGGCGTGACTTCGTCCTGGTGAGTGGCCGGGAAACGATTATTCAATGGAATGGACAGGAAGATGAAGCGCTGATCAGATAA
- the pgmB gene encoding beta-phosphoglucomutase: MAQQPKAFIFDLDGVITDTAEFHFLAWKQLAEEVGVIFDRKFNEQLKGVGRMDSLERILQLNPERAVMPLAEKERLAAQKNANYLELIAKTTPADILPGIEELLRTAQESGVKIALGSASKNAAFVLEKLELTHYFDYIVDAATVKNGKPHPETFTTAADALGVAYSDCVGIEDADAGVTAIKSAGMFAVGVGDAQHLPHADYRVDSTDELEFTDIIRRYEEHQAAD, from the coding sequence ATGGCACAGCAGCCGAAAGCGTTTATATTCGACCTTGACGGGGTCATTACCGATACGGCAGAATTTCATTTTCTCGCCTGGAAACAACTCGCAGAAGAAGTGGGTGTAATATTCGACCGGAAATTCAATGAACAGCTGAAAGGGGTAGGGCGCATGGATTCACTTGAGCGGATCCTGCAGCTGAACCCGGAGCGTGCGGTGATGCCGCTGGCGGAGAAGGAGCGCCTGGCCGCTCAGAAAAATGCGAACTACCTGGAACTTATTGCGAAAACGACGCCTGCAGACATCCTGCCGGGAATTGAAGAACTGCTGCGTACGGCCCAGGAAAGCGGCGTTAAAATCGCACTCGGTTCTGCAAGCAAAAATGCGGCGTTCGTGCTGGAGAAACTTGAGCTCACCCATTACTTCGATTACATTGTCGATGCGGCAACCGTAAAAAACGGCAAGCCCCATCCGGAAACGTTCACAACGGCCGCTGATGCGCTGGGCGTCGCGTATAGTGACTGCGTCGGAATCGAAGATGCAGACGCCGGCGTGACCGCAATCAAGAGCGCCGGCATGTTCGCTGTCGGTGTCGGGGATGCCCAACACCTTCCGCATGCCGATTACCGGGTGGACAGCACAGACGAACTGGAATTTACGGATATCATCCGGCGGTACGAGGAACATCAAGCGGCTGACTGA